Proteins from one Candidatus Hydrogenedentota bacterium genomic window:
- a CDS encoding Na(+)-translocating NADH-quinone reductase subunit C: protein MQYSMKYIFGFAAAVCFVCSILLSIANVSLAARQEVNKVLDRKMSVLQAAWLVQPGEKKTPAEADALFQNIRAHVVDLETGLDAEGVDPATFEEDDEPMVPAPANNAGIVAVPKRAKVYEVTDGGKMSMLILPIYGKGLWSTMKGFLALDADLNTVKGLTYYEQAETPGLGGEVGNPRWKKLWPGRKVYDEQGKVALKVRKGPAGPPEQAPHEVDGLSGATITGRGVTNMLGYWMADQGFGPFLNNFREAHKQGA, encoded by the coding sequence GTGCAATATAGCATGAAATACATCTTCGGATTCGCCGCGGCCGTCTGCTTCGTCTGCTCCATCCTGCTGTCCATCGCCAACGTGAGCCTCGCCGCGCGGCAGGAGGTGAACAAGGTCCTGGACAGGAAGATGAGCGTGCTCCAGGCGGCGTGGCTGGTGCAGCCGGGCGAGAAAAAGACCCCCGCCGAGGCCGACGCCCTCTTCCAGAACATCCGCGCCCACGTGGTGGATTTGGAGACGGGGCTGGACGCCGAGGGCGTGGACCCCGCCACCTTTGAGGAGGACGACGAGCCGATGGTGCCCGCACCGGCGAACAATGCGGGCATCGTCGCCGTGCCGAAGCGGGCAAAGGTCTACGAGGTGACGGACGGCGGCAAGATGAGCATGCTCATCCTGCCGATCTACGGCAAGGGCCTGTGGTCCACCATGAAGGGCTTCCTCGCGCTGGACGCCGACCTGAACACGGTCAAGGGCCTGACCTACTACGAGCAGGCGGAGACGCCGGGCCTCGGCGGCGAGGTGGGCAACCCCCGCTGGAAGAAGCTCTGGCCCGGACGGAAGGTCTACGACGAACAGGGCAAGGTCGCCCTGAAGGTCCGCAAGGGCCCCGCGGGCCCGCCGGAGCAGGCCCCGCACGAGGTGGACGGGCTCAGCGGAGCGACCATCACGGGCCGCGGCGTGACCAACATGCTGGGATACTGGATGGCCGACCAGGGGTTCGGACCCTTCCTCAACAACTTCCGCGAGGCGCACAAGCAGGGCGCCTGA
- a CDS encoding glycosyltransferase family 2 protein — protein sequence MSVTIVIPVYNEAQSLPPLVEGIERHAADVPHRILFVDDGSTDGSWACMLTLRESRQNLDAIRLRRNFGKTVALRVGFDRARGDRVITMDGDLQDDPAEIPRMLAKLEEGYDLVSGWKQQRHDPWHKTIPSRVYNGWVCRLFGMGLHDVNSGFKAMRMEVARAVPLFGDMHRLIPVFAHALGYRVTEIPVTHHARRFGRSKYGLERFAKGAFDLVAARLMIFYSDSPVRYYARVAAVFVLAVVTAAVVGGAVLAALGAPWTAWAVYAALCAVVSGLAAGMVTLLGMGLFGEWVLHRAPKQDTRVYIAEAHTD from the coding sequence ATGTCCGTGACGATTGTGATACCCGTGTACAACGAGGCGCAGTCCCTTCCCCCGCTGGTGGAGGGGATCGAGCGCCACGCCGCCGACGTGCCCCACCGCATCCTGTTCGTGGACGACGGCAGCACCGACGGGTCGTGGGCGTGCATGCTCACCCTGCGGGAGAGCCGCCAGAACCTGGACGCCATCCGCCTGCGGCGCAACTTCGGGAAGACCGTGGCGCTTCGGGTGGGCTTCGACCGCGCGCGCGGCGACCGGGTCATCACGATGGACGGCGACCTCCAGGACGACCCGGCGGAAATCCCGCGCATGCTGGCGAAGCTGGAGGAGGGCTACGACCTCGTGAGCGGATGGAAGCAGCAGCGGCACGACCCCTGGCACAAGACGATCCCCTCCCGCGTGTACAACGGCTGGGTGTGCCGCCTTTTCGGCATGGGCCTCCACGACGTCAACTCGGGGTTCAAGGCCATGCGCATGGAGGTGGCGCGCGCCGTGCCGCTCTTCGGCGACATGCACCGCCTGATCCCCGTGTTCGCCCACGCCCTCGGCTACCGCGTCACGGAGATTCCCGTCACCCACCACGCGCGGCGTTTCGGGCGGTCCAAGTACGGGCTCGAGCGCTTCGCCAAGGGCGCCTTCGACCTGGTCGCCGCCCGCCTGATGATCTTCTACAGCGACTCCCCCGTGCGCTACTACGCGCGCGTCGCGGCCGTCTTCGTGCTGGCCGTGGTGACGGCCGCCGTCGTTGGGGGGGCCGTCCTCGCCGCGCTCGGCGCGCCGTGGACAGCCTGGGCGGTCTACGCCGCCCTGTGCGCCGTCGTGTCCGGCCTGGCGGCGGGCATGGTCACGCTGCTGGGCATGGGGCTCTTCGGGGAGTGGGTGCTCCACCGCGCGCCCAAGCAGGACACCCGGGTCTACATCGCCGAGGCCCACACGGACTAG
- a CDS encoding SDR family oxidoreductase: MPSVVIFGAASEIARAMADEFARKGYALALAGRNTGELEVIAGDLRIRHQRPCHVLPFDAEDIESHTGLVDACTAAFGALPDGVVVCFGFLPDQAAAQRDFALAKKCLDVNHTGAMSVLERFAGEMEARRWGFLAAVSSVAGDRGRKSNYHYGAAKAALTTYLEGLRHRLHASGVRVTTLKPGFVDTRMTFGMKVPGPLLTSAEKAGRLCVRAILRGRGTAYVPEYWRLILLVIRHLPEFIFKKTNL, encoded by the coding sequence ATGCCCTCGGTGGTGATTTTCGGGGCGGCGTCGGAAATCGCGCGGGCCATGGCCGACGAGTTCGCGCGGAAGGGCTACGCCCTCGCCCTCGCCGGGCGGAACACGGGGGAGCTGGAGGTGATCGCGGGCGACCTGCGCATCCGCCACCAGCGGCCCTGCCACGTCCTGCCCTTTGACGCGGAGGATATTGAGTCCCATACGGGCCTGGTGGACGCCTGCACCGCCGCCTTCGGCGCCCTGCCGGACGGCGTGGTGGTGTGCTTCGGGTTCCTGCCGGACCAGGCGGCGGCCCAGCGCGACTTCGCCCTGGCGAAGAAGTGTCTGGATGTCAACCACACGGGCGCCATGTCGGTCCTGGAGCGTTTCGCCGGGGAAATGGAGGCGCGGCGGTGGGGCTTTCTGGCGGCGGTGTCCTCCGTGGCGGGCGACCGGGGGCGCAAGAGCAACTACCACTACGGCGCGGCCAAGGCGGCGCTGACCACCTATCTGGAGGGGCTGCGCCACCGGCTGCACGCGTCGGGCGTGCGGGTGACCACCCTCAAGCCGGGCTTTGTGGACACGCGCATGACCTTCGGCATGAAGGTGCCGGGCCCCCTGCTGACTTCGGCGGAGAAGGCCGGGCGGCTCTGCGTCCGGGCCATTCTCAGGGGGCGCGGCACCGCCTATGTCCCGGAATACTGGCGGCTCATCCTGCTGGTGATCCGGCACCTGCCGGAATTCATCTTCAAGAAGACCAATCTCTAG
- a CDS encoding NADH:ubiquinone reductase (Na(+)-transporting) subunit B, protein MKFLRTLMDMPRPLFEKGGKLEKLHALYEATDTFLFTPGRVTAGASHVRDSADLKRVMFSVVICLVPVILFALWNTGYQANALLHAAGQSQEGWRGAALNALGVGYDPSNPLACMLHGALWFFPVLIVAFFVGGNIEVAVASIRKHEVNEGFFVTGFLIPLILPPTIPLWQVALATAFGVLVAKEAFGGTGMNIFNPALVTRAFLYFAYPAESSGDKVWIAVNPAVDGFSGATALARIKETLPLEGASAHVDAVAGMVVNGHPATWWDCFIGWIPGSMGETSALACLIGAAGLVLFQVGSLRIMASMVLGTVVTALGLNLMGSQTNEMMNLPFWWHFVLGGYAFGLVFMVTEPVTAAHSETGKYIYGFLTGVLVVLIRVVNPAYPEGMMLAILFMNMVAPLIDHFVAARNIKRRALRSAI, encoded by the coding sequence ATGAAATTCCTGCGCACCCTGATGGACATGCCCAGGCCCCTCTTCGAGAAGGGCGGCAAACTGGAGAAGCTCCACGCGCTCTATGAGGCGACGGACACGTTCCTCTTCACCCCGGGGCGGGTGACGGCGGGCGCGTCGCACGTCCGCGACTCGGCGGACCTCAAGCGCGTCATGTTCTCCGTGGTCATCTGCCTGGTCCCGGTGATCCTGTTCGCCCTGTGGAACACGGGCTACCAGGCGAACGCGCTGCTCCACGCCGCCGGCCAGTCCCAGGAGGGCTGGCGCGGCGCGGCGCTGAACGCGCTGGGCGTGGGGTACGACCCGTCGAACCCGCTGGCGTGCATGCTCCACGGGGCGCTGTGGTTCTTCCCGGTGCTCATCGTGGCGTTCTTCGTGGGGGGCAACATCGAGGTGGCCGTGGCGTCCATCCGCAAGCACGAGGTGAACGAGGGATTCTTCGTCACGGGGTTCCTGATCCCGCTGATCCTGCCGCCGACCATCCCGCTGTGGCAGGTGGCCCTCGCGACGGCCTTCGGCGTGCTCGTGGCCAAGGAGGCCTTCGGCGGCACGGGCATGAACATCTTCAACCCGGCGCTGGTCACGCGCGCCTTCCTCTACTTCGCCTACCCCGCCGAAAGCTCCGGCGACAAGGTGTGGATCGCCGTGAACCCGGCGGTGGACGGCTTCAGCGGGGCGACGGCGCTGGCGCGGATCAAGGAGACGCTGCCGCTGGAGGGCGCAAGCGCCCATGTGGACGCCGTGGCGGGCATGGTGGTCAACGGCCACCCGGCCACCTGGTGGGACTGCTTCATCGGCTGGATCCCCGGGTCCATGGGCGAGACGTCGGCGCTGGCCTGCCTCATCGGCGCGGCCGGGCTTGTCCTCTTCCAGGTCGGCTCCCTGCGCATCATGGCCTCCATGGTCCTCGGGACCGTGGTGACCGCGCTCGGACTCAACCTGATGGGCTCGCAGACCAACGAGATGATGAACCTCCCCTTCTGGTGGCACTTCGTCCTCGGCGGCTACGCCTTCGGGCTGGTCTTCATGGTGACGGAGCCGGTGACGGCGGCGCACTCCGAGACGGGCAAGTACATCTACGGGTTCCTGACCGGGGTGCTGGTGGTGCTGATCCGCGTGGTGAACCCCGCGTACCCGGAGGGCATGATGCTTGCCATTCTCTTCATGAACATGGTCGCGCCGCTGATAGACCACTTCGTGGCGGCGCGCAACATCAAGCGGAGGGCCCTGCGCAGTGCAATATAG
- a CDS encoding NADH:ubiquinone reductase (Na(+)-transporting) subunit D — protein sequence MIMGKKEREALLDPVVNNNPITLQVLGICSALAVTTQLSTALVMSVSVTLVTAFSSLGVSLVRNSTPPSIRILVQLSIIATMVIIVDQVLRAFLFDISKQLSVYIGLIITNCIVMGRAEGYAMQNPPWLSFVDGIGNGLGYSAILMLVGFIRELTGSGRLFGQVILPLASDGGWYTPNGLMLLAPSAFFLIAGIIFIVRSVKPDQQEAE from the coding sequence ATGATCATGGGAAAGAAAGAGCGCGAGGCGCTCCTCGACCCGGTGGTGAACAACAACCCGATCACCCTCCAGGTGCTGGGCATCTGCTCGGCCCTGGCGGTGACCACGCAGCTCTCCACCGCCCTGGTGATGAGCGTGTCGGTCACGCTGGTGACCGCCTTCAGCTCGCTGGGCGTGAGCCTGGTGCGCAACAGCACGCCGCCGAGCATCCGCATCCTGGTGCAGCTCTCGATCATCGCCACCATGGTGATCATCGTGGACCAGGTTCTGCGGGCCTTCCTCTTTGACATCAGCAAGCAGCTCTCGGTCTACATTGGCCTGATCATCACGAACTGCATCGTGATGGGCCGGGCCGAGGGCTACGCCATGCAGAACCCGCCCTGGCTGAGCTTCGTGGACGGGATCGGCAACGGGCTGGGCTACAGCGCGATCCTGATGCTGGTGGGTTTCATTCGGGAGCTGACGGGTTCCGGGCGGCTCTTCGGCCAGGTCATCCTGCCGCTGGCCAGCGACGGCGGGTGGTACACGCCCAACGGGCTGATGCTGCTGGCGCCCAGCGCCTTCTTCCTCATCGCGGGGATCATCTTCATCGTGCGGAGCGTCAAGCCCGACCAGCAGGAGGCCGAGTGA
- a CDS encoding Na(+)-translocating NADH-quinone reductase subunit A → MGTHVIKKGLDIPLAGVPDQGVLEEKRVRTVGVAAADYPGLRTTFFVQAGDAVKRGQPLFEDKRNPGVLHTAPGAGVVAGVNRGDRRALISVTITLSDGELSGNPDAGEFHPFAAFTGAKPEALDRAQAVELLRESGLWPALRTRPFSKTPSLSDTPRSIFVTAMDSNPLAPDLDKAAEGRQEDLDAGLALVGKLTEGPVFFCKKAGSRTAPKGADARVRVEEFSGPHPSGLAGTHIGLLDPAGKTRTVWTVGLQDLLSMGTLARTGRLDTARVVSLAGPQVKKPRLIRTRLGASLAELTAGELADGENRVISGSALSGRQVLGAADGLLGRFHNQVTVLAEGRTREFMGWLAPGADKFSALRMFLSNLRPGALFPMTTSTNGDRRAMVPIGLYERVMPLDILPTFLLRSLWVGDVEKAEALGCLELDEEDLALCTFVSPGKEDFGPVLREVLEVIQKEG, encoded by the coding sequence ATGGGAACACATGTGATCAAGAAGGGCTTGGACATTCCGCTGGCCGGAGTGCCTGACCAGGGTGTCCTGGAGGAGAAGCGCGTCCGCACCGTGGGCGTGGCCGCCGCGGACTATCCGGGCCTGCGCACGACTTTCTTCGTGCAGGCGGGCGACGCGGTGAAGCGCGGCCAGCCGCTGTTTGAGGACAAGCGCAACCCGGGGGTGCTGCACACGGCGCCGGGGGCGGGCGTGGTGGCCGGGGTGAACCGGGGAGACCGCCGCGCGCTGATCTCGGTGACCATCACCCTTTCCGACGGCGAGCTGTCCGGCAATCCGGACGCCGGCGAATTCCATCCCTTCGCGGCCTTCACGGGCGCGAAGCCGGAGGCCCTCGACCGCGCGCAGGCCGTGGAGCTGCTGCGCGAGTCGGGCCTGTGGCCCGCGCTGCGCACGCGACCCTTCAGCAAGACCCCCTCCCTCTCCGACACGCCCCGCTCGATTTTTGTGACGGCGATGGACTCGAACCCCCTGGCCCCCGACCTGGACAAGGCGGCGGAGGGGCGGCAGGAGGACTTGGACGCCGGGCTGGCGCTGGTGGGGAAGCTGACGGAGGGCCCGGTCTTCTTCTGCAAAAAGGCGGGGTCGCGGACCGCGCCGAAGGGCGCGGATGCCCGGGTGCGCGTGGAGGAGTTCTCCGGTCCGCACCCGAGCGGGCTGGCGGGCACGCACATCGGCCTGCTGGACCCTGCGGGCAAGACCCGCACCGTGTGGACCGTGGGCCTGCAGGACCTGCTGTCCATGGGGACGCTCGCGCGGACGGGCCGCCTGGACACGGCGCGCGTGGTCTCCCTCGCGGGGCCGCAGGTGAAGAAGCCCCGCCTCATCCGAACGCGCCTCGGCGCGTCGCTGGCCGAACTGACGGCGGGCGAGCTGGCGGACGGCGAGAACCGGGTGATCTCGGGGTCCGCGCTGTCGGGCCGCCAGGTCCTCGGGGCGGCCGACGGGCTGCTGGGCCGTTTCCACAACCAGGTGACAGTGCTGGCGGAGGGGCGCACGCGGGAGTTCATGGGCTGGCTGGCGCCGGGGGCGGACAAGTTCTCGGCCCTGCGCATGTTCCTGTCCAATCTGCGGCCGGGGGCGCTGTTCCCCATGACCACCAGCACAAACGGCGACCGGCGGGCGATGGTGCCCATCGGGCTGTACGAGCGGGTGATGCCGCTGGACATCCTGCCCACCTTCCTCCTGCGGTCGCTGTGGGTGGGGGACGTGGAGAAGGCGGAGGCCCTGGGCTGCCTGGAACTGGACGAGGAGGACCTGGCCCTGTGCACCTTCGTGTCGCCGGGCAAGGAGGATTTCGGCCCCGTGCTGCGCGAGGTTCTGGAAGTCATACAAAAGGAAGGCTGA
- a CDS encoding FAD-binding oxidoreductase, which translates to MADCAEKTAALAGWGRYRPAMCRVFRPVTQPELAGLLADAGLGGRIARGLGRSYGDTSVNADGAVVDMTRLNRMTAFDEETGVLDCEAGVSLSEILEVFVPRGWMPAVLPGTRFVTVGGAIANDVHGKNHHLDGSFGDHVASLTLWTPALGVVECSPERDPELFWATVGGVGLTGFILSARLRLRRIASAWVSVDYVRCANLQEALDAFSESDKDYQYSVAWVDCLSGEDSLGRSVLMRGNPAPAAMLPPARALKPFDIPRRPALSVPVDFPQFLLNPYSIRAFNDLVYALHKPMKGHLVDYEKYFFPLDRILHWNRMYGRRGFVQYQATFPLERGDGLRRLLELCSRAKRASFLAVLKRFGGEGRGLLSHPMPGHTITLDIPNAPGLEDFLRELDAVLLDAGGRLYLAKDAVATPGAIAAMYPRLDAFRAVCRRADPDGLMSSNLSRRLALAGNGEAAHD; encoded by the coding sequence ATGGCGGACTGTGCGGAAAAAACGGCGGCCCTCGCGGGCTGGGGGCGGTACCGCCCGGCGATGTGCCGGGTGTTCCGCCCCGTCACGCAGCCGGAACTCGCCGGCCTGCTGGCGGACGCCGGCCTCGGCGGGCGGATCGCGCGCGGCCTCGGCCGCAGCTACGGCGACACGTCGGTGAACGCCGACGGCGCGGTGGTGGACATGACGCGCCTGAACCGCATGACGGCCTTTGACGAAGAAACGGGCGTGCTGGACTGCGAGGCGGGGGTCTCCCTCTCGGAGATTCTGGAGGTGTTCGTGCCGCGCGGATGGATGCCCGCCGTGCTCCCGGGCACGCGCTTCGTCACCGTCGGCGGCGCGATCGCCAACGACGTCCACGGCAAGAACCACCACCTCGACGGCTCCTTCGGCGACCATGTGGCGTCGCTCACCCTGTGGACCCCGGCGCTGGGCGTGGTGGAATGCTCGCCGGAGCGCGACCCGGAGCTTTTTTGGGCCACCGTCGGCGGTGTCGGCCTCACGGGCTTCATCCTGTCGGCGCGCCTGCGGCTGCGCCGCATCGCCTCGGCCTGGGTCTCCGTGGACTATGTCCGGTGCGCGAACCTCCAGGAGGCCCTCGACGCCTTCAGCGAGTCCGACAAGGACTACCAGTACAGCGTGGCGTGGGTGGACTGCCTCTCCGGCGAGGACAGCCTGGGGCGCTCGGTGCTCATGCGCGGCAACCCCGCGCCTGCGGCCATGCTCCCCCCGGCGCGCGCGCTCAAGCCCTTCGACATCCCCCGGCGGCCGGCGCTCTCGGTCCCGGTGGACTTCCCGCAGTTCCTGCTGAACCCCTACAGCATCCGGGCCTTCAACGACCTCGTCTACGCCCTGCACAAGCCGATGAAGGGGCACCTGGTGGACTACGAGAAGTACTTCTTCCCCCTGGACCGCATCCTGCACTGGAACCGCATGTACGGGCGCAGGGGCTTTGTGCAGTACCAGGCCACGTTCCCGCTGGAGCGCGGCGACGGCCTCCGCCGCCTGCTGGAGCTGTGCAGCCGCGCGAAGCGCGCGTCGTTCCTCGCGGTGCTCAAGCGCTTCGGCGGGGAGGGCCGCGGGCTCCTGTCGCACCCCATGCCCGGCCACACGATCACCCTGGACATTCCGAACGCCCCCGGGCTGGAGGACTTTCTGCGGGAACTGGACGCCGTGCTGCTGGACGCGGGCGGGCGGCTCTATCTGGCCAAGGACGCCGTGGCCACGCCCGGCGCCATCGCGGCCATGTATCCCCGCCTGGACGCGTTCCGCGCCGTGTGCCGCCGGGCGGACCCGGACGGTCTGATGTCCTCGAACCTTTCCCGGCGGCTCGCGCTGGCCGGCAACGGGGAGGCGGCCCATGACTGA
- the crtI gene encoding phytoene desaturase: protein MATAQKHVVVVGAGPGGLTAAMILARRGVRVTVFEARDRVGGRNATLQAGPYTFDTGPTFLMLKQVLDEVFEAAGTPSDSVLDMRPLDPMYRLQFKDKHIEPSGDREKMKAEIRRCFPGREDAYDVFHKREKERFEKLFPCLQKPYHKLSTLLHPDLLRAAPHIAAGKSLFDVMYGYFGDEQLALVFTFQSKYLGMSPWECPGLYAMIPYIEHGLGVYHVMGGLSMISEKMAEVARGNGAEIHLNTPVKQVLVSGGAARGVLLENGEKIEADDVVLNADFGYAATRLFEPGVLRKYTAANLAKKKLSCSTFMLYLGVDTRYDLPHHTIVFADEYRKNVESVFHGKTLSPDISFYVRNADINDPALAPPGCSALYVLVPVPNNRSGIDWSKERAPFRETVLDALEKRGGLPGLRGHIQAEICITPADWESQYNVYEGATFNLAHNWGQMIYFRPHNKFEELDHCYLVGGGTHPGSGLPTIYESGRISANLITGG, encoded by the coding sequence ATGGCAACGGCGCAAAAACACGTGGTGGTCGTGGGGGCGGGGCCCGGCGGGCTGACGGCCGCCATGATCCTGGCGCGGCGCGGGGTGCGCGTCACGGTGTTCGAGGCGAGGGACCGGGTGGGCGGCCGCAACGCGACGCTCCAGGCCGGCCCCTACACCTTCGACACGGGCCCCACCTTCCTCATGCTCAAGCAGGTGCTCGACGAGGTCTTCGAGGCCGCGGGCACGCCCAGCGACAGCGTGCTGGACATGCGGCCCCTCGACCCCATGTACCGCCTCCAGTTCAAAGACAAGCACATCGAGCCAAGCGGCGACCGGGAGAAGATGAAGGCGGAGATCCGGCGCTGCTTCCCCGGCCGCGAGGACGCCTACGACGTCTTCCACAAGCGGGAGAAGGAGCGCTTCGAAAAGCTCTTCCCCTGCCTCCAGAAGCCCTACCACAAGCTCTCGACGCTCCTCCACCCGGACCTGCTGCGGGCGGCGCCGCACATCGCCGCGGGAAAGAGCCTCTTCGACGTGATGTACGGCTACTTCGGCGACGAGCAGCTCGCCCTCGTGTTCACCTTCCAGTCGAAATACCTCGGCATGTCACCCTGGGAGTGCCCCGGGCTCTACGCCATGATCCCCTACATCGAGCACGGGCTGGGCGTCTACCACGTCATGGGCGGCCTGAGCATGATCTCGGAGAAGATGGCGGAGGTCGCGCGCGGGAACGGCGCGGAGATCCACCTGAACACCCCCGTGAAACAGGTCCTCGTGTCCGGCGGCGCGGCGCGCGGGGTGCTCCTGGAGAACGGCGAAAAAATCGAGGCGGACGACGTGGTGCTCAACGCCGACTTCGGCTACGCGGCCACGCGCCTCTTCGAGCCGGGCGTCCTGCGGAAGTACACGGCGGCAAACCTGGCGAAGAAGAAGCTCTCCTGCTCGACCTTCATGCTGTACCTCGGCGTGGACACGCGCTACGACCTCCCCCACCACACCATCGTCTTCGCCGACGAGTACCGGAAAAACGTCGAGTCCGTCTTCCACGGAAAGACGCTCAGCCCCGACATCTCGTTCTACGTGCGCAACGCCGACATCAACGACCCGGCGCTGGCCCCGCCCGGATGCTCCGCCCTCTACGTGCTCGTGCCGGTGCCCAACAACCGCTCCGGGATTGACTGGTCCAAAGAGCGCGCCCCCTTCCGCGAGACGGTGCTGGACGCGCTGGAAAAGCGCGGCGGGCTGCCCGGCCTGCGCGGCCATATCCAGGCGGAAATCTGCATCACCCCGGCGGACTGGGAATCCCAGTACAACGTTTACGAGGGCGCGACCTTCAACCTCGCCCACAACTGGGGCCAGATGATCTACTTCCGCCCGCACAACAAGTTCGAGGAGCTGGACCACTGCTACCTCGTCGGCGGCGGCACCCACCCCGGCAGCGGCCTGCCCACGATCTACGAGTCCGGCCGCATCTCGGCCAACCTGATCACCGGCGGCTGA
- a CDS encoding NADH:ubiquinone reductase (Na(+)-transporting) subunit F translates to MGAATVTVVSGVIAFCVVILALVAVLLVAKAKLVASGDVRILINDDESKALVTPAGGTLLATLAANKIFVPSACGGKGSCGVCKVKVHEGGGSLLPTETGHINRKEAREGVRLSCQVKVKNDLKIEIPPEIFDVRKWRCKVRSNHNVATFIKELVLELPAGESVPFRAGGYIQIERPAGTVEFKDFDVEPEYRDAWDAFKLWDLRSVADEPVTRAYSMANYPEEFGIIMLNVRIATPPPRTQGIPPGLMSSFIFSLKPGDEVTISGPFGEFFAQETQREMCFIGGGAGMAPMRSHIFDQFRRIKTGRKATFWYGARSLREMFYEDDFNAIAAENPNFTWHTALSEPQAEDNWTGLTGFIHQVLHDEYLSKHPAPEDIEYYLCGPPMMLSACTNMLHSLGVEDDMIAFDDFG, encoded by the coding sequence ATGGGTGCGGCAACGGTAACGGTGGTTAGCGGCGTCATCGCCTTCTGCGTGGTCATCCTCGCGCTGGTGGCGGTCCTGCTGGTGGCAAAGGCCAAGCTGGTGGCCTCCGGCGACGTCAGAATCCTGATCAACGACGACGAGTCGAAGGCGCTCGTGACCCCGGCGGGCGGCACCCTGCTGGCCACGCTCGCGGCGAACAAGATCTTCGTGCCCTCCGCCTGCGGCGGCAAGGGCTCCTGCGGCGTGTGCAAGGTGAAGGTGCACGAGGGCGGCGGGTCGCTCCTGCCCACGGAGACCGGCCACATCAACCGCAAGGAGGCCCGCGAGGGCGTCCGCCTCTCCTGCCAGGTGAAGGTCAAGAACGACCTCAAGATCGAGATTCCGCCGGAAATCTTCGACGTCCGAAAATGGCGCTGCAAGGTCCGCTCCAACCACAACGTCGCCACCTTCATCAAGGAGCTGGTGCTCGAGCTGCCCGCGGGCGAGTCCGTCCCCTTCCGCGCCGGCGGCTACATCCAGATCGAGCGGCCCGCCGGGACCGTCGAGTTCAAGGACTTCGACGTGGAGCCCGAATACCGCGACGCGTGGGACGCCTTCAAGCTGTGGGACCTGCGCTCCGTCGCCGACGAGCCCGTCACGCGCGCCTACTCCATGGCCAACTACCCCGAGGAGTTCGGCATCATCATGCTCAACGTGCGCATCGCCACGCCGCCCCCGCGCACCCAGGGCATCCCGCCGGGCCTCATGTCCTCCTTCATCTTCTCCCTCAAGCCGGGGGACGAGGTGACGATCTCCGGGCCCTTCGGCGAGTTCTTCGCCCAGGAGACGCAGCGCGAGATGTGCTTCATCGGCGGCGGCGCCGGCATGGCCCCCATGCGCTCCCACATCTTCGACCAGTTCCGCAGGATCAAGACCGGCCGCAAGGCCACCTTCTGGTACGGCGCGCGCAGCCTGCGCGAGATGTTCTACGAGGACGACTTCAACGCCATCGCCGCGGAGAACCCCAACTTCACCTGGCACACGGCGCTGTCCGAGCCGCAGGCCGAGGACAACTGGACCGGCCTCACGGGATTCATCCACCAGGTGCTCCACGACGAGTACCTCAGCAAGCACCCCGCCCCGGAGGACATCGAGTACTACCTCTGCGGCCCGCCCATGATGCTCTCCGCCTGCACGAACATGCTCCACAGCCTCGGCGTGGAGGATGACATGATCGCCTTCGACGACTTCGGGTGA
- the nqrE gene encoding NADH:ubiquinone reductase (Na(+)-transporting) subunit E: MEHYLGLLVKSVFIENMALAFFLGMCSFLACSKKVETAIGLGIAVTFVQVITVPLNNAIYTWFMAPGAMAWIHPSLESIDISFLYFLTFIGTIATMTQIVEMTLERYVPKLYVTLGIFLPLIAVNCAILGGSLFMVERSYTFPESVVYGVGSGAGWALAIALMAGIRERMRYSNVPKPLRGLGIAFVLAGLMAVGFMSFGGIQL; the protein is encoded by the coding sequence ATGGAGCATTACCTTGGGCTGCTAGTGAAGTCCGTTTTCATCGAGAACATGGCGCTGGCCTTCTTCCTGGGCATGTGCTCCTTCCTCGCCTGCTCGAAGAAGGTGGAGACCGCCATCGGGCTGGGCATCGCCGTGACCTTCGTGCAGGTGATCACGGTGCCCCTGAACAACGCGATCTACACGTGGTTCATGGCGCCCGGGGCGATGGCCTGGATCCACCCGTCGCTGGAAAGCATTGACATCTCGTTCCTCTACTTCCTGACCTTCATCGGCACGATCGCCACGATGACCCAGATCGTCGAGATGACCCTGGAGCGCTACGTCCCGAAACTGTACGTGACCCTGGGCATCTTCCTGCCGCTGATCGCGGTGAACTGCGCGATCCTGGGCGGCTCGCTCTTCATGGTCGAGCGCAGCTACACCTTCCCCGAGAGCGTGGTCTACGGCGTCGGCTCCGGTGCCGGATGGGCCCTGGCCATCGCGCTGATGGCGGGCATCCGCGAGCGCATGCGCTACAGCAACGTGCCGAAGCCCCTGCGCGGCCTCGGCATCGCCTTCGTGCTGGCCGGCCTGATGGCCGTCGGGTTCATGTCCTTCGGCGGCATTCAGCTGTGA